A region of Diospyros lotus cultivar Yz01 chromosome 3, ASM1463336v1, whole genome shotgun sequence DNA encodes the following proteins:
- the LOC127797395 gene encoding UDP-D-apiose/UDP-D-xylose synthase 2-like, protein MASVANRVDLDGNPIKRFTICMIGAGGFIGSHLCEKLMAETPHTVLAVDVYSDKIQHLLEAPSLPWAGRIHFHRLNIKNDSRLEGLIKMADLTINLAAICTPADYNTRPLDTIYSNFIDALPVVKYCSENNKRLIHFSTCEVYGKTIGSFLPKDHPLRQDPAYYVLKEDASPCIFGPIEKQRWSYACAKQLIERLIYAEGAENGLEFTIVRPFNWIGPRMDFIPGIDGPSEGVPRVLACFSNNLLRGEPLKLVDGGQSQRTFVFIKDAIEAVLLMIENPARANGHIFNVGNPNNEVTVRQLAEMMTKVYSKVSGEPPLESPTIDVSSKEFYGEGYDDSDKRIPDMTIINKQLGWNPKTSIWDLLESTLTYQHQTYAEAIKNVTSKPVAN, encoded by the exons atGGCGTCGGTGGCTAACAGAGTAGATCTGGACGGAAACCCTATCAAGCGTTTCACGATATGCATGATTGGGGCGGGGGGATTCATTGGCTCGCACCTCTGCGAGAAGCTGATGGCGGAGACGCCGCACACGGTGCTCGCCGTCGACGTCTACAGCGACAAGATCCAGCACCTTCTTGAAGCGCCATCCCTCCCCTGGGCCGGTCGTATCCATTTCCACCGCCTCAACATCAAGAATGACTCCAGGCTCGAAGGGCTCATCAAGATGGCAGATCTC ACCATAAATCTTGCGGCGATCTGTACTCCAGCGGATTACAACACACGTCCTCTTGATACGATTTACAGCAATTTCATCGATGCGCTTCCAGTG GTTAAGTACTGTTCAGAAAACAACAAGCGTCTCATTCATTTCTCTACATGTGAAGTCTATGGGAAAACAATTGGAAGCTTTCTTCCTAAAGATCACCCTCTGCGGCAG GACCCTGCTTATTATGTTCTTAAAGAGGATGCTTCCCCCTGCATTTTTGGCCCCATTGAGAAGCAGAGGTGGTCCTATGCTTGTGCAAAGCAATTGATAGAGAGGCTGATTTATG CTGAGGGTGCGGAAAATGGACTTGAATTCACAATTGTGAGACCTTTCAATTGGATTGGTCCCAGGATGGACTTCATTCCTGGCATTGATGGTCCCAGTGAGGGGGTTCCAAGAGTTTTGGCATGCTTTAGTAAT AATCTTCTTAGAGGTGAGCCCCTCAAGCTTGTGGATGGTGGCCAATCACAGAGAACCTTTGTTTTTATCAAGGATGCTATTGAAGCAGTCCTGTTGATGATT GAAAATCCGGCCAGGGCCAATGGTCACATATTCAATGTGGGCAACCCTAACAATGAGGTCACCGTGCGGCAGCTTGCTGAAATGATGACCAAG GTTTATTCTAAGGTGAGCGGAGAACCTCCTCTGGAATCACCCACCATTGATGTAAGCTCTAAGGAATTCTATGGAGAAGGTTACGATGACAGTGACAAGAGGATTCCTGATATGACCATAATCAATAAACAACTTG GTTGGAATCCCAAAACATCTATTTGGGACTTGCTTGAATCCACCCTTACCTATCAGCATCAGACATATGCGGAGGCCATAAAGAATGTCACCTCAAAACCAGTTGCAAACTAA